A part of Yoonia rosea genomic DNA contains:
- a CDS encoding DUF1150 family protein, which yields MNTKFDLEKLGQGIVYVKPILATDLPEEMRERVGDLEELFSVHNADGEQLALVADRKLAFHLARENNMQPVTVH from the coding sequence ATGAATACCAAATTCGATCTCGAAAAGCTCGGTCAAGGCATCGTCTATGTGAAACCTATCCTTGCAACCGATCTTCCCGAGGAAATGCGTGAACGCGTCGGTGACCTGGAAGAGCTGTTTTCAGTTCACAACGCGGATGGCGAACAACTTGCTCTGGTTGCTGATCGCAAGCTGGCTTTTCATCTGGCCCGCGAAAACAACATGCAGCCTGTCACGGTACATTGA
- a CDS encoding Hsp20 family protein, with product MTKLALGTHPFLLGFEQLERLVERTAKSGNEGYPPYNIEQTSENSYRITLAVAGFAEGDLSITVEDNALVIRGRQSDDSEGRIFLHRGIAARQFQRSFVLADGVDVGEAIMENGLLHVDLTRAVPQRVVQTIKIRKG from the coding sequence ATGACAAAATTGGCTTTGGGAACGCATCCGTTCCTTTTGGGTTTTGAACAGCTGGAACGGCTGGTCGAACGGACCGCGAAAAGCGGCAACGAAGGGTACCCGCCCTATAACATCGAACAAACTTCGGAAAACTCCTACCGCATCACACTGGCCGTTGCCGGTTTCGCGGAAGGTGATCTTTCGATCACGGTGGAAGACAACGCGCTGGTCATCCGTGGCCGTCAATCTGACGACAGCGAAGGCCGTATCTTCCTGCACCGCGGAATCGCGGCGCGGCAATTCCAGCGCTCTTTTGTACTGGCCGATGGTGTCGATGTCGGTGAGGCGATCATGGAAAACGGTCTGCTGCACGTCGATCTGACCCGCGCAGTCCCGCAGCGTGTCGTACAAACGATCAAAATCAGGAAGGGATAA
- a CDS encoding bifunctional sulfate adenylyltransferase/adenylylsulfate kinase, which produces MTMSHDLTPIPELYVSYESSQKLKLEAAELISHDLTPRQICDLELLMNGGFNPLKGFLGQADYESVVDNMRLADGTLWPMPITLDVSEGFAETIEIGQDIALRDQEGVILATMTITDKWVPNKPHEAEKVFGADDSAHPAVNYLHNTAGAVYLGGPVTGIQQPVHYDFRARRDTPNELRAYFRKLGWRKVVAFQTRNPLHRAHQELTFRAAKEAQANLLIHPVVGMTKPGDIDHFTRVRCYEAVLDQYPSSTTTMSLLNLAMRMAGPREAVWHGLIRKNHGCTHFIVGRDHAGPGKNSAGEDFYGPYDAQDLFRTHQEEMGIEMVDFKHMVYVQDRAQYEPADEILDKDNVTILNISGTELRRRLSEGLEIPEWFSFPAVVEELRKTRPPRAEQGFTVFFTGFSGSGKSTVANALMVKLMEMGGRPVTLLDGDIVRKNLSSELGFSKEHRDLNIRRIGYVASEITKNGGIAICAPIAPYASTRRAVREDVEQFGAFIEVHVATSIEECERRDRKGLYKLARAGKIKEFTGISDPYDVPENPELRLETESVPVDNCAHQVILKLESLGLIKG; this is translated from the coding sequence ATGTGTCCTACGAAAGTTCCCAGAAGCTGAAGCTGGAAGCCGCAGAGCTGATCAGTCACGATCTGACACCGCGCCAGATCTGCGATCTGGAACTGCTTATGAACGGGGGCTTTAACCCGCTCAAAGGGTTCTTGGGCCAGGCTGACTATGAAAGTGTCGTTGACAACATGCGCCTCGCTGACGGCACGCTTTGGCCGATGCCGATTACGCTGGATGTGTCCGAGGGGTTTGCCGAGACAATTGAAATTGGTCAGGATATCGCGCTGCGCGACCAGGAAGGTGTGATCCTTGCCACGATGACGATCACTGACAAATGGGTGCCAAACAAGCCCCATGAGGCCGAAAAAGTCTTTGGTGCGGATGATAGTGCGCATCCTGCGGTCAATTACCTGCACAACACAGCAGGTGCTGTTTATCTTGGCGGTCCTGTCACGGGTATCCAGCAACCTGTGCATTACGATTTCCGCGCGCGCCGCGACACGCCAAACGAATTGCGCGCCTATTTCCGCAAACTGGGCTGGCGCAAGGTTGTGGCCTTCCAGACGCGTAACCCGCTGCACCGCGCGCATCAGGAACTGACGTTCCGCGCTGCCAAAGAGGCGCAAGCCAACCTTTTGATCCATCCGGTCGTGGGCATGACCAAACCAGGCGATATTGACCACTTCACCCGCGTGCGTTGTTACGAGGCGGTGCTGGATCAATACCCTTCATCCACTACCACCATGTCCTTGCTGAACCTTGCTATGCGCATGGCCGGCCCGCGCGAGGCGGTCTGGCACGGTTTGATCCGTAAAAACCACGGCTGCACCCATTTCATCGTCGGCCGCGATCACGCAGGCCCGGGCAAGAATTCTGCAGGTGAGGATTTTTACGGCCCCTACGATGCACAGGACCTGTTCCGCACGCATCAGGAGGAAATGGGCATCGAAATGGTCGACTTCAAGCACATGGTTTATGTGCAGGACCGTGCCCAATACGAGCCCGCGGACGAGATACTGGACAAGGACAATGTGACGATCCTCAATATCTCGGGCACAGAACTGCGCCGCCGCTTGTCTGAAGGGCTTGAGATTCCTGAATGGTTCTCATTTCCTGCTGTAGTCGAAGAACTGCGCAAGACGCGCCCCCCGCGGGCAGAGCAGGGGTTCACTGTGTTCTTCACCGGATTTTCGGGTTCTGGCAAATCAACGGTCGCCAATGCGCTGATGGTCAAACTCATGGAAATGGGCGGGCGTCCGGTCACGCTTCTGGATGGCGACATCGTGCGTAAGAACCTGTCATCCGAGCTGGGTTTCAGCAAAGAACACCGCGATCTGAACATCCGCCGGATCGGCTATGTTGCATCAGAGATTACCAAGAACGGCGGCATCGCAATCTGCGCACCGATTGCACCCTACGCCAGTACCCGCCGTGCCGTCCGCGAAGATGTCGAACAATTCGGCGCGTTCATTGAAGTGCATGTCGCAACCTCAATCGAGGAATGCGAGCGGCGTGACCGCAAGGGGCTTTATAAACTCGCACGTGCAGGCAAGATCAAGGAATTCACAGGCATTTCAGACCCCTATGATGTGCCGGAAAACCCTGAACTGCGTCTGGAGACCGAGAGTGTGCCCGTCGACAACTGCGCGCATCAGGTGATCCTGAAGCTGGAAAGTCTTGGGTTGATCAAAGGCTAA
- a CDS encoding YdcH family protein: MNTSNKMEEVDVLRVKLEVLRREHRDLDEAIEALHDRGSADMLTIKRLKKQKLALKDRIAQLEDRILPDIIA; encoded by the coding sequence ATGAACACGTCGAACAAAATGGAAGAAGTCGATGTCCTGCGGGTCAAGCTCGAAGTGCTGCGCCGCGAGCACCGTGATCTGGACGAAGCGATTGAGGCGCTACACGATCGTGGCTCGGCAGATATGCTGACGATCAAGCGGTTGAAAAAGCAAAAGCTTGCCTTGAAAGACCGGATTGCCCAGCTCGAAGACCGTATTTTACCTGATATCATTGCATAA
- the purE gene encoding 5-(carboxyamino)imidazole ribonucleotide mutase — MSKPLVGIIMGSQSDWPTMREAADVLDALGVPYETKIVSAHRTPDRLWEYGKTAVDRGLHVIIAGAGGAAHLPGMMASKTRVPVVGVPVQTQALSGVDSLYSILQMPRGYPVATMAIGAAGAKNGGLMAAGILALHDADLAARLDQWRSDLSASIPDEPSDV, encoded by the coding sequence ATGAGCAAACCCCTTGTCGGTATCATTATGGGTAGCCAGTCGGACTGGCCCACGATGCGTGAAGCCGCAGATGTGCTAGATGCTTTGGGGGTTCCTTATGAGACCAAGATTGTCTCGGCGCACCGAACCCCTGATCGGCTTTGGGAATATGGCAAGACGGCTGTGGATCGTGGCCTGCACGTGATTATCGCGGGCGCTGGGGGTGCCGCGCATTTGCCCGGCATGATGGCGTCAAAGACGCGCGTGCCTGTTGTCGGCGTGCCGGTGCAGACGCAGGCCCTGTCAGGGGTTGATAGCCTTTATTCCATTCTGCAAATGCCCCGCGGATATCCTGTGGCGACCATGGCGATTGGTGCGGCAGGGGCCAAGAACGGCGGCTTGATGGCTGCGGGTATCCTTGCCTTGCATGATGCCGATCTGGCCGCCCGTCTGGACCAATGGCGCAGCGATTTGAGCGCTTCCATTCCGGATGAACCCAGCGATGTCTAA